CCAgaggccaaagacgacgcccCAGAAGCAGGAGCCGACATTGTAAATCTGCGTCATGTAGCCGGTGTCGCTGTAGCTGAGGTTGTAcacgacgaggacgaagctGTAAAAGTTGAGGTCCCACGAGTagaagctgaagaaggacAGGGCGGCCATGCAGCAGGCGCCCAGGACGGTCCTCTGCCTGAAGAGCTCCCACCGGATAAAGTGCGTGCGGGCGAACCACTTCTCCCAGGCGGCGAAGACGGGGAACAGCAcgatgccggcgacgaccATGGCGATGAAGGTGGCGCTGGCGTAGGTGGCGCGGCCGTAGCTGACGAGGCTGAAGGGCAGCAGGAAGAGCACAAAGGCGGCCATGAggatgacggcgccgacgacgtcgaaCTCGTGGACATAGTGGAGGACGGACTGGAGCGCGGTGCGGCCGCTCGGCTGGTGCTTGTAGATGCCCAGGCGCTCGGCCTTTTTCTGGTAGAActtgaagacgacggccagGGGCACGAAGACGAAGGGctggatgatggcgaagcACCCAATGGCCCAGCGCCAGGTGCTGTGCCTCAGGAAGGCCTGGGCGGCCAGCGGGCCGGTGAAGGCGGTGCAGATGAAGGGCGTCGACACAAAGGAGAAGGCAAAGGCGCGGTTCTGCAGGCCCGACGTGTCGGCGACGAAGATGTCCAGGATGAGGTAGATGGCGTCGTAGCCGATCCAGTAGAAGACGTAGCCGGCGGCGTAGCTGTCGGGCCCGCCGCTGGACGCCAGGATGACCATGCCAAGCAGGTAGACGCCGAAGAAGACCAGGTAGCCCTCGGCACGGCCCCAGATGTTGAGCGTCTTGGCGATGGGCAGCTTCAAGACCCCGCCGATGATGTTGGACAGGATCGAGGCCGTGGCGatggccggcgccgacgcgaAGTCGGCatacgccgtcgccgtgacGTTGAAGAGAATGGCCTGCTGGAAAGCCAGCATGAAGAAGCAGAGCCAGATCCTGCGCACGGGGGACCGCGTGAGTCGGGTGATGACGGACCAAAACGTCCAAGGGGGGCTGCTTACCACGCATAGGTGCAGTAGACCGTCTTCTTGGTCcagacgagggcggcggcctcggcctttTGGACACCGAGCTCGGCGCTGGCCGTGACCTCCTGCGGATGCTGCTGGACTTCCCTCTCGTTCTTCTCCTCGAGGCTGGCATTGTCGGCGTCGCTGGGAAACGCCtcctggccgtggccgtggccgggCTTCGACTTGAACTCCTCGGCAGCGTCCGCCGGTGGAAACAGCCCTGCCTGGCCGGGCGTCCGGGGGTCGGCGTTCTTGGTCGTGTGCATCTTGGCAGCGGAAACACTCAACCTGTCTCGCAGAATGGTTCTCGCTGCCGCGCCCAGGACGGCGTGGTTGCGAGGGCCCCGGGCGAGTAAATACTCGCAGCGGCCGGGCTCTGCTGCCAGCCCACCGCGCGTGCAACCTCATCCGGAGGACTGCAGAGAAtttctctccatctccacagCCATTAGTGACTCGTTAGTCGGCCCGTCGTGGTCACGCGATTGGCCCGTCGAGGCACCGGCGTCAAAAGAGGATCTGATAAGATGGTGACGCAAGGATGCCGCGCCGTAATCTGATTGCGGgagctgtactccgtacatggatCTTGACTCCAATCATCCCGAGTGGCGTTCTGGAACCAATCCAGCACGTTTTCTTGCCGGTTTTGCCGATAACATTGTTCTTGGCTCGCCTTTACTCGGGAATAGCGCTGACTCGCCTCCGAAAGAAGCTTACTGGGTCCGGCATGAGGCTGCGACTAAGCTAAACGGCAACAATGCCAATAGCGCTGTCAATAATCGAACCTTGAATTTTGCATCTTGTTTCTTCGCTAGCCATCTTGGCTGTCAGCAGCTGGCCAGGCATTTGGCCCTTGCCGGGGGTTGCCGGCCACGCGATGATCCCTCTTCAGCCCCGAGCTGCTGGTCCTTCCAGGATTAGTCGCATCCATGCTTGACGCAGCGCAAACGGAAACGAGTGACTGCCATCCAGTCAAGGGTAACGAAAATGGTTTAGTCCGCCTTTTTCATGTTCCGTGACTTGTGCCTAGACTCCACCTTGGTGATACACCGTCACGGGCTAAAAAGGAGGTGGTTGGTGATGCTCAGCTTCATCACGTGACGAGGAGCTAGCAGCTTCATGGCTCTATTTTCCAGGTACCCAGTCTGGTAGTTaacttaagtaggtacctagataGGCAAAGCGTCCGGTCTGGTATTCAACTGTTCGCTGAGGTAGAGTGGAAACGGCATGTTGGCAGGTAACCGGAGCAGGCTAAGGATTTCCGCTTTATGAGGCCGCCCCAGGCATCTAATTAGTCCAAGATGAAATACTGTTTGATAAGTAGCTAGTCAATAAAAAAGTGACTTGCGTCATTTCGTTTTACGGCaaaaatacatacatacgtcaTGATAAGTCTCCGTTTGTACGTGGCCTCCACTTTTGGTAGTTCAACACCATTCACGTGCAACATCGTGAGCCTGGTGAAATAGGCACATATCGTATTAACATTAAAAGCAGGCGGCCCCCGGCAGGGGATACATGACAGCACTAATaagacttcaatgtttgcccTCCCCAAACCGCTTTGCCTACCCCCAGGTCAACATTTCGTTGGCATCAGGGTCTTGTTTACTCTACTGGGTAGTGAGTATTTAAAATAACTTGATACAATTACAACTTATTAGCGTTATTACAACATACTCTACTATTGTGTACAAAGTATCAATTTGGTTACGTGGTGAAAAAAAGATTTGCAGGGGTTTCATTCAACAAGCAGTTACCTTTTATTGTCTACCTAGACCTATAAAAGCAATAACAAAGGCAAGCCCAAAGATTTCAATAGCGACGATCTGACAGTTGGACCTCGGATTCTCTACGTCTGCTACTTTCAACTATCATTCAATATCTCACACTCACCAATCAGGCCAGCTTTATATTCAAGTGCTGAATGTGTCATAAATTTGTCAAGGTTCATGCCATATGGAACTGCGACCATGTCAAGGCAGACTATTAAGTGGACAGACCTTTCAGCCTCACTACTCAAACCTCAACAGCGCATGCTCAAACTCGGACCTCGCCAGCTTTCCCCCCTCATCCGCCTTCGTCACAATATAACTAGTCTGATAAAGACAAGCCCCAGTATCGCGTTTAGTGGAACCATCAGGAACAGACTGACTCTGTGGTTCAGTCCCAGGGCCCTGATAGATGACAATAACCTGGTCAACGTTCCTAGTTCCGACGCGTTTCTTGGCCACAACGGCAGCAAGATTCCCCTTGGGAGTGGTGGCAGTGACTTCATCAATGCCATATTTCTTACCAAGCTCGTCAACAGCAAGGGACTGAATTACATTTTGGTCAGAGGTGTAGAACAGATCCGAACCAATGTCTAGGTTCTCATTTCGCGGGCCGGTAGCAGCCAGAGGGGTATGCGGCGAGGCTGTCGGGTCCACGTCGTTGATTTTACGAGTTGCTATTCATTCTCTATATCAGCGTTCGAAACGACCATCTCTTCAACAAGGTAGGCAGTCACGTACAGGTATCCTGCAGCCACGCCAGATCCAAGTTGCTCTGCTGGAAGAAAACCACGGGCGGGTTCTCGGTTTTGGTATTGGAGATGTTGGTCCCTAGTTCGGCGCCGACAGCGGCGAGGCCAGTGCCCGTGAGGACATCGTCGCCCAGGTCGCGAGTGTCCTGTGTCCACCAGGTTCCGTTCCATGTGACCTGGCGGATAGCGCCGCTCATGTTCGGAACCTGGTAGAAGACGCAGATCTGGTCATTGCCCTCGAAGGGCTTTGCGGCAGCAATCTTGGAGTATTGGGCCGGGATGATTCCCAGGGTCCTTAGGGTGCCGATAGACCACCCGCTGTCTTTGTCCTTGTAGACGGCCTCGCTGAGGTAGTTGTTGCCTTCGATGTAGAAGAGGTGCTAGGATGCGAGGGCAAGATGAGTACGATGCAAAAGAGGGGGTTTGAATAGGGGGCTGGGTAGGGGATTTATCAACGCACTCTCTGTTGGTTCTTGCCAATGAGAACTACTAGCGGCGTGTAGAGCTTTGGAGCCGGTGCGTTCGGGATCTGGATCGGGGATACGTTCCAGTTTCCGTTGGGAGAGGAAGTTGCCTCGCCCAACGAGCCATTGGAAAGTTGGACGTAGATGGTGACTTTGTCGCGATCGGCAACGGCAGCTAAGCCGGTGTCATGGAGGATGGTATAAGACATGGTGTCTAGGGGTGCTGGATACGCGGGGAGTATATTTGGAGAATTGCTTGGAAAGAGATGAAGGTTGCCCGACTCTGTTGGATATATCTACATTACTCCAGCACTGTTCTGAAGAAGATAAATGCCGCACCCCGACTTTGTGATGCCCTGCCGAGGTCAAGCCTCGTTGCCGTTCACAAAGGTTTAACGCACGCAGCCTCACTTTCTTGGCCGAGGGTTGCAATGAGAGTCCTGGTCGTTGACAAATCGTCGGCATAGAAAGATCTGCCACGTAACTTGACTGGTCCTTTGCTTTCAAGGTGGGGTTGAACTGATGGTGTCGATATCAGTTTGAAGAAACTTAGTTTCAGCATTCTCCATCAAACGATGCATCATTCACCCCAGGCTCCGGAGTTGATGAATTCGGCAGTGCGAATATTGGCCGCGTTGTGCCGACGCGTCAGCTTTGACAGCCTTATTTCACTCACTGTACATGAATCCAATATGTGTCATCAAACCTGAAACCGGAAATCTTGATCCATCCATGTCTTCGGCAGTCATGTATGTAAACGGCCTTGCAGGGGGCTTTGCTTTCATGCGTCAGTTGCGCCCGGCAAGTAAGCAGAACGGCAGAGTGAAGCGGGTTATATGACTAGAtcggagtactccgtgctctgtCATTTATCTGCCGAAATGAACATGAAAAAATCCGGTTCTACTTTGGCTTTATGCAACACGAATAGGCAACTTATCTGTAAGTGAGAGTTTCTCGGCAATCTCGGGGGGAATTCTCGGCGTCAATACTAATCCGCcatatactttatataattgACGCGGCAAGCCTTGAATTTTAATTACAGCTACTCTTTAGCCTAGCCTTGTATGAGTTGCTATAAGAAATTCTACATGTGCTTTTACATCGAAAATTGTACATGTAAATACCTGACCCGATTAGGTTCAGCGCCTGCTGCATAACTGCGTGTCTAGTTACCCCCAGACATAAAATTCACCCCGCACTGCCTAATCCGGATTGTTGCCTATAATTGAATGTGGTCGCGGGGAGAGGTGTGAGAGATGCCGGTGAgcatgatgacgacgacggcaaccGTCTGAAAGCTGGTCAACTGCAGCAGAATCATGGCGTCCAATCACGCAAAGGCATCATTCAGCAGATGTCGGCCGCCCAAGGTGATGATCCCCGGCAAAGGCAAGTAGCCAACAACTCGGCATTTCTAGGCCGACGTCAAACCAATAAAGCGCTGGAATTGTCACACCTCTCTGCCGTTGCTGCAACCACGATGGCACGGCGTCAAGACTGCTTTACTCCAAAGTCATTACTGCACAAGGCAGACGCGGAACGTCTTCCCCGGCTCAACTTTATTTTGGTTGTCATTGCAATAGTGACTAGACCCTTTGGCTTTCATGATGTGTCAAATAttcatcgccgccaccatcatGACCGCATGCATGATTTTGCATGTGGTGGTCAGCCGCGGCCATCATTTGTAATACGAAATCTGTCGTGCGACGTGACAACATTCGATCCGGTAAAGCTTCCCGCGAACAGTCCTTTGCACGTTTTGGAGATGAAACAAGGACCGCCCAGCGACAAGAAGGAAATGAGGGAGATTTCCGCTACATCTTTCTCTGATGTTGCTCTTATCCAATTTTGCTAATTGCCAAGAGAAATCCCTTATGTAGCATGAGACAAGGTGGTCACTGGTAACATTGTACATGACTTTGCCCGCGGTTATACCCGAAGGATGATGTTGCGGGGTTATATATCCCGTCAATACGAGCAGAGGGCATTGTTGAACCCAGACGATAATGTCTTACAAGGATTGTCCTAACTATTGCTCTGAATAGGATAAAAAACAAGTCGCAACACAACTTATCACAGCCTCGTCACTCTGGTCTTGCAACCCCCTCACACTCTTCGAAACCCACAGGTATGATGGGTGGCAATGGGAAGGTTTGGAACGGGCTGAACTGGCAGACATGCGTTCCCGCCAAGGATAGTGCATCGGGCATCTACCTGATGGCCATATGACGGCTCGGGATGAGATGCCGATGCTGCCTCTTTGAAACGGTGAATTGACAGCCCTTCTAAATGTCAGCCTCACTATTGCCTATCAACCCATGCCTGCCAGCATGAATGCTACCGTTGCAACTTCAGGGTGTGGTCCCAAAAAAATCCCCGAGAGCAGTCTTGGTAGAGTATTTAAACAGAACAAGAGAAGCAAAGAGTTCACGTCCTCCATCGTATATACAGGCACATCCAGCAACACCATATTCGCGTCAAGTACACTTCTGAGCATCCCATCGTAAAACTAAAACCTGCAATCATGTCTCTCAAACCTGCGGTATGTGCTTCCAGCCGAGTCTTAGCTGAACTCACTAACCCTCTCCCAAGCCCGGTGATGATAAACATGCTTCTTCCGCTCTATCCGCCACCCGCACTGAAAGCGGTGAAACGTACATCTTCTACTTTGATTCCAAGAACAAGATTTGCTACCTGAAGGGCTCAGGCACCGGCTCCTACGCAGAGTACTCGGTATCCATGAAAAATGACGGAGTGTCCACTGCCGCTGTTGGCGACACTCGTACCCTGACCTCGACTCTCTTTGACCAAGAGCAGGCAAGTCTCCCCCTGGTTTGCGAACAGGTAACATGATTTGATTCCACTCACTAACGACACTGTACTCGACAGGTTCACGTCTACTATGTGCAAAATGACTATATCAAAGCTGCCTGGTGGCACGTGCATGACGGTGAATGGAGGACTGGTCTCATCAACGCGAAAGGGTACAAGGTGACACGGGGCACTGGAATTTCTTCTCTTGGACAGCAGGAGCTCCATGGCAAGCCTGGCCAACATCGCCTCGAGGTGTATTTCAATGACCAGGACAACGAGGACAAGTTTTCTGTGGCATACTTTAAAGACAAGGAATGGCACAAGGCGGTTGTCGAGGTGTAATGATGCTGCATCTTGAGCAAGACTTTGTTGCGTCGACGATGGTTCCAACGGATGGCACTGATAATTCGGTATTCGGCGCCAGATTGAATTCAGTCATTTACTGGCAAATTCTGTCAATGTACTGTTATTCGCCACTGCTTCTTTTTACTTGTGCGCACTGCTTCCCCTTAATAAAACACCATGGCAACCAGTGGAACCGGCCAAACGGACCGTGCCACTACTCCCAGTGACTCATGTGTCTAGCAGCTTTATCTTCTAGCTAGTCGGGTAAAAGACATGCCGCGGCCTGACAGACCTCTACGGAACTGCGGATTCCTCAATTGAGAAGCCCTTCTTGAACTGCTAGCAGGGGTGTTGAATCGACTAGAACCCATCAATGAATTCAGAGACTGCAGCATTTCTGCAGACCCCAAATATCTAGACTCAGCTAAGCCACCGgcctcgtccttggccaggtcCAAATTCCACGTTGCATTTGAGGTCAACGTCGAGACCGGCTTCATGCGGCGTCATCTCCGTCGAGAACCTAAACAGTAGCACATCACCTGAAGCGCACCCCAGCACAACCTTGTGGCCGTCAACGTGTGAGTAAGCGGGTACATACTTGGCTGGGATGAAGATAACCTTCTCGTTCCTCCATGTAATATACCAgttctcgtcctcgtcgctgtAGCTGATGCCGTACGGGTGTCGCCCAGGTGGCAATGACTGTGGCTGCTGTGTCTCGGGCTCGACAGGTGAGGACCCTGGACATATGAGAGGAAGGGCGCCGTACGCGGTCATCACATAGTCGGTGGAGATGCCATCGAACCACAGTGTCCGCGAGAACCACCT
The Metarhizium brunneum chromosome 7, complete sequence genome window above contains:
- the sit2 gene encoding Siderochrome iron transporter 2; the encoded protein is MHTTKNADPRTPGQAGLFPPADAAEEFKSKPGHGHGQEAFPSDADNASLEEKNEREVQQHPQEVTASAELGVQKAEAAALVWTKKTVYCTYAWIWLCFFMLAFQQAILFNVTATAYADFASAPAIATASILSNIIGGVLKLPIAKTLNIWGRAEGYLVFFGVYLLGMVILASSGGPDSYAAGYVFYWIGYDAIYLILDIFVADTSGLQNRAFAFSFVSTPFICTAFTGPLAAQAFLRHSTWRWAIGCFAIIQPFVFVPLAVVFKFYQKKAERLGIYKHQPSGRTALQSVLHYVHEFDVVGAVILMAAFVLFLLPFSLVSYGRATYASATFIAMVVAGIVLFPVFAAWEKWFARTHFIRWELFRQRTVLGACCMAALSFFSFYSWDLNFYSFVLVVYNLSYSDTGYMTQIYNVGSCFWGVVFGLWVKYTKHFKWTVLGFGLPLMILGAGLMIHFRGQDADIGYIVMCQIFIAFGGGTIVIGNSMAVMAASDRDGVPMMLAVLNLFASIGGAIGDAVSVAIYSSTFPEALRSRIPQDMADQVDKIYLGGYLAQVTYPVGSPTRDAINYAWGQSQRYGSIAATAILTLGIPAIAIWKNYRVDKKQNKGTVI
- the fleA_1 gene encoding Fucose-specific lectin produces the protein MSYTILHDTGLAAVADRDKVTIYVQLSNGSLGEATSSPNGNWNVSPIQIPNAPAPKLYTPLVVLIGKNQQRHLFYIEGNNYLSEAVYKDKDSGWSIGTLRTLGIIPAQYSKIAAAKPFEGNDQICVFYQVPNMSGAIRQVTWNGTWWTQDTRDLGDDVLTGTGLAAVGAELGTNISNTKTENPPVVFFQQSNLDLAWLQDTSTRKINDVDPTASPHTPLAATGPRNENLDIGSDLFYTSDQNVIQSLAVDELGKKYGIDEVTATTPKGNLAAVVAKKRVGTRNVDQVIVIYQGPGTEPQSQSVPDGSTKRDTGACLYQTSYIVTKADEGGKLARSEFEHALLRFE